CGAAGATGTTTCGATTCTTCATACACGTTTGCATCGCATCGTTGCGGATTAAAAACGATTTGTGTTTTTCCGTAACGGTCGCGCAAATCAATAAACAGTACGCCGCCTAAATCGCGTACGCGGTCAATCCACCCGTTGAGTGTTACAAATTTTCCTATATCAGAAATACGGAGTTCACCGCACGAATGTGTTCGTTGATTATAATTCATCAATGTTAATTGGAATACGTTCTAAAAAAAATTGGTGAACAAAATACAGAAAAACAGAATGAGCATCAAAAGAAGCGTGCATTTCTTCTAATGGTGAGTTGTGAATTTTAAGTATCTTTACCGCGAAAATTTTATAAAAAAATGTATGTCATTGATAAAGTTGCAATCCACTCTGATATTCCTTCGATACAATTCGCTTGCGATTTGAGTGAATGCAAAGGAGCATGTTGTTCATTGAAAGGTGCAGGAGGTGCGCCGATAGACCAGAGAGAAATTTCTGTCATTCGAAAGGCAATTCCGGCGGTAAAGAAATATCTTTCACAAAGCCATCAGCAACATTTAAATAACAACGATTTTTTTTATAAATATAATGCTGAATATGCACTTCAAAGCGTGAACGACCGTGATTGCGTTTTCGCATTTCGCGAAAACGGAATCGTGAAATGTTCGTTTGAATATGCATTTGCA
This region of Ignavibacteria bacterium genomic DNA includes:
- a CDS encoding DUF3109 family protein, whose product is MYVIDKVAIHSDIPSIQFACDLSECKGACCSLKGAGGAPIDQREISVIRKAIPAVKKYLSQSHQQHLNNNDFFYKYNAEYALQSVNDRDCVFAFRENGIVKCSFEYAFARQEINFQKPISCHLFPLRIRNFGGPILHYERLDECRSAVKKGTDEQILLYDFLHSSLKRKFGNSWFNKMRSIFRVSPSDIE